A window from gamma proteobacterium SS-5 encodes these proteins:
- a CDS encoding DUF1738 domain-containing protein, with amino-acid sequence MHTDWPRPWSGTQGAPSNFLTGANYRGVNTLLLGLAAHQQGYDRPLWATFKQWRLKGATVRRGEHGTLGIFYKPETFRDENTGKDVTIPILKHFFLFNLAQVEGIEVEPLTPLSRVERNQQVDRFIQGTGAVIHEQGHRAYYSPSTDHIWMPPIHAFTDQQAFYSTLFHELGHWTGHADRLDRKDGMDSRFGDQAYAMEELVAELASCFLSIQLQVSHEPRADHAQYLNHWLQVLKDDSKAFSSAASKAQVAADYLLVVKTRSLMAA; translated from the coding sequence TTGCACACCGACTGGCCCCGGCCCTGGTCGGGCACCCAGGGCGCACCGAGCAACTTCCTCACAGGGGCCAACTATAGGGGAGTCAATACCTTGCTATTGGGCCTGGCGGCCCACCAGCAAGGGTACGACAGACCCCTCTGGGCCACCTTCAAGCAGTGGCGGCTCAAAGGTGCCACGGTGCGCCGGGGCGAGCACGGCACCTTGGGAATTTTTTACAAGCCCGAGACTTTCCGGGACGAGAACACCGGCAAGGACGTTACCATCCCCATCCTCAAGCATTTTTTCCTGTTCAACTTGGCCCAGGTCGAAGGCATTGAGGTCGAGCCCCTAACCCCACTGAGCCGGGTTGAACGCAACCAGCAGGTGGACCGCTTCATCCAGGGCACCGGCGCGGTGATCCACGAACAGGGCCACCGTGCCTACTACTCACCCAGCACCGACCACATCTGGATGCCGCCGATCCACGCCTTTACCGACCAGCAAGCCTTCTACAGCACCCTGTTCCACGAACTAGGACACTGGACCGGTCATGCGGACCGGCTGGACCGCAAAGACGGCATGGACAGTCGCTTTGGTGACCAGGCCTATGCCATGGAAGAGCTGGTGGCCGAACTGGCCTCCTGCTTCCTGAGCATCCAACTCCAGGTCAGCCACGAACCCAGGGCCGACCATGCCCAGTACCTCAACCACTGGCTACAGGTGCTCAAGGACGATTCCAAGGCGTTCAGCTCGGCAGCCAGCAAGGCGCAGGTGGCTGCGGATTACCTGCTGGTGGTGAAGACGCGCAGCCTGATGGCGGCGTAG
- a CDS encoding type I restriction enzyme HsdR N-terminal domain-containing protein yields MYKKKLSETDIRTKFITPAIIKAGWDVHTQIREEVALTSGKILVRGQKHKRGAPKFADYILYYKPNIPIAVIEAKDNSHALGDGMQQALNYSQMHGDLPFVFSSNGDGFLFHDRTQTQGQIETELSLDQFPSPDDLWQGYCTHHGLTEPACSGRLCRKGSARTLIPSISSATSPTASPR; encoded by the coding sequence ATGTACAAGAAGAAACTGTCAGAAACCGACATCCGCACCAAGTTCATCACCCCAGCCATCATCAAGGCAGGCTGGGATGTGCACACACAAATCCGCGAAGAAGTCGCCCTGACCAGTGGCAAGATTCTGGTCCGTGGTCAAAAGCACAAGCGCGGCGCGCCCAAGTTCGCCGACTACATCCTCTACTACAAACCCAACATTCCCATCGCCGTCATTGAGGCCAAGGACAACAGCCACGCCCTGGGCGATGGCATGCAACAGGCGCTCAATTACAGCCAGATGCACGGTGATCTGCCTTTCGTGTTCAGCTCCAATGGCGATGGCTTCCTGTTCCACGACCGCACCCAGACCCAAGGCCAGATCGAAACCGAGTTGAGCCTCGACCAATTCCCCAGCCCCGACGACCTCTGGCAAGGCTACTGCACCCACCACGGCCTGACCGAACCGGCTTGCTCTGGGAGGCTTTGCAGGAAGGGGTCGGCAAGGACCCTGATCCCTTCGATCTCATCTGCCACATCGCCTACGGCCAGCCCCCGCTGA
- a CDS encoding type II toxin-antitoxin system VapB family antitoxin yields MTQQTHQNTTRTNIVLNTELVQTALRMTGLKTRRELVDYALRELVRHQQQMKLLELKGKVNWEGDLDTMRISQTPEDWA; encoded by the coding sequence ATGACACAACAGACCCACCAGAACACCACGCGAACCAACATCGTCCTCAATACCGAGCTGGTGCAAACCGCCCTGCGCATGACCGGCCTGAAGACTCGGCGCGAATTGGTTGACTATGCCCTGCGCGAGCTAGTGCGCCATCAGCAGCAGATGAAACTGCTGGAGCTAAAGGGCAAGGTCAACTGGGAAGGTGACTTGGATACCATGCGCATCAGCCAAACGCCGGAGGATTGGGCTTGA
- a CDS encoding PIN domain nuclease, whose protein sequence is MILVDSSVWIDFFRGQDAPHVQQLEQAIRNRRDLAICGIILTETLQGIRNDTRYRQVKDHFSSLILLPMEQPVFIGAADIYRTLRKQGQTIRKTNDCIIAATAIHYRSQLLHNDRDFVVLSRHTPLELLQA, encoded by the coding sequence TTGATACTGGTGGACAGCAGCGTCTGGATCGACTTCTTCAGGGGGCAGGACGCACCGCATGTCCAACAGCTGGAGCAAGCCATCCGCAACCGTAGGGACCTTGCCATCTGCGGCATCATCCTGACCGAAACCCTGCAAGGCATCCGCAACGACACGCGATACAGGCAGGTCAAGGACCACTTCAGTTCCCTCATCCTGCTACCGATGGAGCAGCCGGTGTTCATAGGTGCCGCCGACATCTACCGGACACTGCGCAAGCAAGGTCAAACCATTCGCAAAACCAACGATTGCATCATCGCCGCCACGGCCATCCATTACCGTAGCCAGTTGCTGCATAACGACAGAGATTTTGTTGTGCTCAGTCGCCACACACCCTTGGAATTGTTGCAAGCATGA